The Gymnodinialimonas sp. 57CJ19 genome includes a window with the following:
- the glpD gene encoding glycerol-3-phosphate dehydrogenase: MDEPYDLFVIGGGINGCGIARDAVGRGLSVCLAEMEDLAGATSSASTKLFHGGLRYLEYFEFKLVRHALEERETLLRAMPHISWPMRFVLPLSKDMRFDNSTPTSKLLGTVMPWMRGRRPNWLIRLGLFMYDHLGGRKILPATANVSLDGTAEGAPLQDRFTKAYEYSDCWVEDARLVVLNARDAAERGARVMVRTEVTSATREDGIWRIEVTGENGAEVLHARALVNAGGPWVADIVRNVARQNSTEGVRLVRGSHIVTRRLYDHDKSYFFQGTDGRIIFSIPYETDYTLIGTTDAEHNDDPRRAECSPQERDYLLAFANEYFKETLAPEDVVWTYSGVRPLYDDGAKSATAATRDYVLSLDDAGAPMLNVFGGKITTYRVLAQDAWAKLAPHFPEATGDWTAGVPLPGGDFPVDGVDRLIVELKSAYPFLTDRWAKRLIRAYGTEAADIMGTAKSADDLGQDFGATLTEAEVRWLMTREYARKAADVVWRRSKLGLKLSAEQIATLESFMATVRETMT, from the coding sequence ATGGATGAGCCATACGACCTTTTTGTCATCGGAGGTGGCATCAATGGCTGCGGCATCGCTCGCGATGCTGTTGGGCGCGGGTTAAGCGTCTGTTTGGCCGAGATGGAAGACTTGGCCGGCGCGACCTCCAGCGCCTCGACCAAGCTGTTCCACGGCGGATTGCGGTATCTTGAGTATTTTGAGTTCAAGCTGGTGCGCCACGCGCTGGAAGAACGCGAAACGCTGTTGCGGGCGATGCCCCATATCAGTTGGCCGATGCGTTTTGTGTTGCCGCTGTCCAAGGACATGCGCTTCGATAATTCGACGCCGACTTCCAAGCTTTTGGGGACGGTCATGCCTTGGATGCGGGGACGACGTCCCAATTGGCTGATCCGTTTGGGGTTGTTCATGTATGACCATCTGGGCGGGCGCAAAATCCTGCCCGCCACGGCCAACGTCAGCCTTGATGGGACCGCCGAAGGGGCGCCGCTGCAAGACCGCTTCACCAAGGCGTATGAGTATTCCGATTGCTGGGTCGAAGACGCCCGCCTTGTGGTTTTGAACGCCCGCGACGCCGCCGAGCGGGGGGCGCGGGTGATGGTGCGGACCGAAGTGACCTCGGCCACCCGCGAGGACGGGATTTGGCGGATCGAGGTGACGGGCGAAAACGGCGCAGAGGTGCTTCACGCCCGCGCTTTGGTCAATGCCGGTGGGCCTTGGGTGGCTGATATCGTGCGCAACGTGGCGCGGCAGAACTCTACGGAAGGGGTGCGGCTGGTGCGCGGCTCTCACATCGTGACGCGCAGGCTTTATGACCACGACAAGAGCTATTTCTTTCAAGGCACCGATGGGCGAATCATCTTCTCGATCCCGTATGAAACGGACTACACTCTGATCGGCACCACGGACGCCGAACATAATGACGACCCGCGCCGCGCCGAATGTAGCCCGCAGGAACGCGATTATTTGCTGGCTTTCGCCAATGAGTACTTCAAGGAAACGCTCGCCCCTGAGGATGTCGTCTGGACCTATTCCGGCGTGCGGCCCCTCTACGATGACGGGGCGAAATCGGCCACGGCGGCCACGCGCGATTACGTCTTGTCACTGGATGACGCAGGCGCGCCGATGCTCAACGTCTTTGGCGGAAAGATCACCACCTATCGGGTGTTGGCACAGGATGCTTGGGCGAAGCTGGCGCCGCATTTCCCCGAGGCAACAGGCGATTGGACCGCCGGCGTGCCCTTGCCCGGCGGGGACTTCCCGGTGGACGGTGTAGACAGGCTGATTGTTGAATTGAAGTCGGCCTATCCGTTTCTGACGGACCGATGGGCCAAGCGCCTGATCCGCGCCTATGGGACCGAGGCCGCAGACATTATGGGGACGGCCAAATCGGCCGATGATTTGGGCCAAGATTTCGGCGCGACCCTGACAGAGGCCGAAGTGCGCTGGCTGATGACCCGGGAATACGCACGCAAGGCCGCAGATGTGGTCTGGCGCCGCTCGAAACTTGGCCTCAAACTGAGCGCCGAGCAGATCGCCACGTTGGAGAGCTTCATGGCGACCGTTAGGGAGACAATGACATGA
- the glpK gene encoding glycerol kinase GlpK: MTQILAIDQGTTSTRAIVFDAALRPKASAQKEFTQHFPSSGWVEHDPAEIWDTVLETCKGALDQGGAVAAIGITNQRETVVVWDRETGEPVYNAIVWQDRRTAKFCADLKAAGHEDMVRDKTGLLLDPYFSGTKLAWLLDNVDGVRERAEAGKLAFGTMDSFLIWRMTDGKRHVTDATNAARTLLYSIAEGRWDDEILDLLNIPANLLPEVLDCGADFGETSLFGAPLPILGVAGDQQAATVGQACFAPGMLKSTYGTGCFALLNTGDTLVKSQNRMLGTIAYQFDGKPTYALEGSIFIAGAVVQWLRDGLKIIDDASESAGLAEAADPNQTLYMVPAFTGLGAPYWDPDARGAVFGLTRNSGPAEFARAALESVGFQTRDLLEAMAADYPGDTRNVRVDGGMTASDWTMQFLSDILGAPVDRPRVLETTAVGAAWIAGQRAGIYADQEGFAEAWALDKTFTPAMDAATRDSRYAGWKDAIARTLTDHG; encoded by the coding sequence ATGACCCAGATCCTCGCCATTGACCAAGGCACCACCTCCACTCGGGCGATTGTTTTTGACGCGGCGTTGCGGCCCAAGGCCAGCGCTCAGAAAGAATTCACGCAGCATTTCCCGTCGTCCGGCTGGGTCGAACATGATCCCGCGGAAATCTGGGACACGGTGCTGGAAACCTGCAAAGGCGCCTTGGATCAAGGGGGCGCGGTTGCTGCGATTGGCATCACTAACCAGCGCGAAACGGTTGTGGTCTGGGACCGCGAAACCGGAGAGCCGGTCTACAACGCCATAGTCTGGCAAGACCGCCGCACGGCCAAATTCTGCGCCGACCTGAAGGCCGCAGGTCACGAGGATATGGTGCGCGACAAGACGGGCCTGCTACTGGACCCCTATTTCAGCGGCACGAAACTGGCTTGGCTTCTGGATAACGTGGACGGCGTGCGGGAACGGGCCGAAGCCGGGAAGCTGGCTTTCGGCACCATGGACAGCTTCCTGATTTGGCGCATGACCGACGGCAAACGCCATGTCACAGACGCAACCAACGCCGCGCGGACCTTGCTATATAGCATCGCCGAGGGGCGGTGGGACGATGAGATTTTGGACCTTCTCAACATTCCCGCCAATCTGTTGCCCGAGGTGTTGGATTGCGGCGCCGACTTCGGCGAGACGTCGCTGTTTGGTGCGCCTCTGCCGATCCTGGGTGTGGCGGGCGACCAACAGGCCGCCACCGTGGGGCAGGCGTGTTTTGCGCCAGGGATGCTGAAATCCACCTATGGGACAGGCTGTTTTGCGCTGTTGAATACGGGCGACACGCTGGTGAAATCGCAAAACCGGATGCTGGGGACTATTGCGTACCAGTTTGACGGCAAGCCGACCTATGCGTTGGAGGGCTCTATCTTCATTGCGGGTGCGGTGGTGCAATGGCTGCGAGATGGGCTGAAGATCATCGACGATGCCTCCGAAAGCGCGGGGCTGGCCGAGGCGGCGGACCCGAACCAAACGCTCTATATGGTGCCGGCCTTCACCGGGCTCGGTGCGCCCTATTGGGACCCGGACGCGCGGGGGGCCGTCTTTGGGCTGACCCGTAATTCCGGTCCGGCGGAATTTGCGCGGGCGGCGTTGGAAAGCGTCGGCTTCCAGACCCGCGATTTGCTGGAAGCCATGGCGGCGGACTATCCCGGCGACACCCGTAACGTGCGCGTCGATGGCGGCATGACCGCGTCGGATTGGACGATGCAGTTCCTGTCAGACATCCTTGGGGCGCCGGTGGATCGGCCTCGGGTCCTGGAAACCACCGCCGTGGGGGCGGCTTGGATCGCGGGCCAGCGGGCTGGGATTTATGCCGATCAAGAAGGCTTCGCCGAGGCTTGGGCCTTGGACAAGACGTTCACCCCAGCCATGGACGCTGCCACAAGGGACTCGCGATACGCGGGGTGGAAGGATGCCATTGCGCGGACGTTGACCGACCATGGATAG